From a region of the Aeoliella mucimassa genome:
- a CDS encoding permease translates to MQSFLTNWGNASLTSLGFFWMAMWAFVLGYIVSSCIQVFVTRERMKQAMGKAGARSVGLATFSGFISSSCSFAALATSKSLFKKGAGLVPSLAFLLSSTNLVIELGIIIAIFLSWQFVVGEYIGGILLILLMWVLVKLTLPDSWEKQARERMGEDEEQHETEDWKKLITSREGWQRVASQYFMEWGMVWRDVTFGFTVAGIISAFVPQSFFTTLFVGAGGDNDPAFWQVLLQTLVGPLAAFLTFIGSMGNIPLASLLLANGVSFAGIMAFIFSDLVVFPVLRINAKYYGWTMALYILGVFLVALVAASLLLHYGFGLAGMLPEGGTRQTVEPMERFKIDYTLFLNVAFLVITGVLVWLKSKASAHAMHHEHEQDEHQHDDQAQEHQGHEHEHEHEHMSQPSLGDRLLTGLAYVSLAWLAGGAIVSLLGGATG, encoded by the coding sequence ATGCAGTCCTTTCTCACCAATTGGGGTAACGCGTCATTAACATCGCTGGGATTTTTCTGGATGGCCATGTGGGCGTTCGTGCTGGGATACATCGTGAGTAGTTGTATCCAGGTGTTTGTCACCCGCGAACGCATGAAGCAAGCGATGGGCAAGGCCGGCGCCCGCAGCGTAGGACTGGCCACGTTTTCTGGATTCATTTCGAGTTCCTGCAGCTTTGCTGCACTGGCGACTTCGAAGTCGCTGTTCAAGAAGGGAGCGGGACTCGTCCCCTCGCTCGCCTTCTTGCTGTCGTCAACGAATCTGGTAATCGAACTGGGAATCATCATTGCCATCTTTTTAAGCTGGCAATTTGTCGTCGGCGAGTATATCGGCGGCATCCTACTGATCTTACTCATGTGGGTGCTGGTGAAACTGACGCTCCCCGACTCCTGGGAAAAGCAAGCCCGGGAGCGGATGGGCGAAGACGAGGAGCAACACGAAACCGAAGACTGGAAGAAACTAATCACCAGCCGCGAAGGTTGGCAACGGGTCGCGAGTCAGTACTTCATGGAATGGGGCATGGTCTGGCGCGACGTGACGTTCGGATTCACCGTGGCCGGCATTATCAGTGCCTTTGTGCCGCAATCGTTCTTCACCACCCTGTTCGTCGGTGCCGGCGGCGACAACGATCCTGCGTTCTGGCAAGTACTGCTGCAAACCCTCGTCGGACCGCTGGCCGCCTTCCTGACCTTTATCGGCTCGATGGGCAACATCCCCCTCGCTTCGCTGCTGCTCGCCAATGGGGTGAGTTTCGCCGGCATCATGGCGTTCATCTTCAGCGACCTGGTGGTATTCCCCGTGCTCCGTATCAATGCCAAGTACTACGGCTGGACCATGGCCCTCTACATACTCGGAGTGTTCCTCGTCGCGTTGGTTGCCGCCTCGCTGCTATTACACTACGGGTTTGGACTCGCCGGCATGCTGCCCGAAGGGGGAACTCGGCAAACGGTCGAACCGATGGAACGCTTTAAGATCGACTACACGCTGTTTCTGAACGTTGCATTCCTGGTGATTACGGGAGTGCTTGTGTGGTTGAAATCGAAAGCCTCGGCCCACGCAATGCACCACGAGCACGAACAGGATGAGCACCAGCACGATGATCAGGCACAGGAACACCAAGGCCACGAGCACGAGCACGAGCACGAGCACATGTCGCAACCAAGCCTCGGCGACCGCCTGCTCACCGGCCTGGCGTACGTGTCACTCGCCTGGCTGGCCGGAGGAGCGATCGTGAGCCTGCTTGGTGGGGCAACTGGTTAG